TTCCATAGACGGCCATACCTATGTAGATACCGATACGGGCACCATTGTGCAGGCTGATCTGGATGCGCTGGTTCACGCCTATTTTGACACTTCGCGCACCGATTTTCCGACCGGCCTGTACGATAAAAATATGCCGCTGGTGGCCAGTCGCTATTATCTGGGACGCAACTTCCCGAATCCATTTAATCCGACCACGACCATTCCTTTTGTTATTCCGGATTATGCGCGCGGCCAAAAAGTAACCATCAATATCTACAATGTGCTCGGCCAGAAAGTGGCCACCGTGTTTGACGGCGTGGCTAAAGTCGGTTTGAACACCGTTAAATGGGATGGAACCAACCTGTCCGGACGTCCGGTGGGTTCTGGTATTTATATCTATCAGTTAAAAGGGAAAAATGTTTCGTTACAACGTCGTATGTTGCTTATTAAATAATGTAATGAACACATTGTGTTAACCTACAATCTCAAAGGGGATTGCTGTCCCCTTTGAGATTTTTTTATTTCAAAACTTTTGGGATTTTTAAGGGAAAAGTTTTAATAGTTGTGAAGAAATTAGGAGTAAACGTGCTTACGCGAAGTCTAATCGTTGGTTTAATGATTGCATGGTTCGGCTCTTTGATGGCAGGGACGCCGGAATATCAAAATAAGGAAATATTGTTTTGCCTAAAATCGGATCGTATGCCTTTGAGCGTATCCCGCCAGGGGAAAAATCTTACCACCAACTATGCGGCCATCAATCGGCTGCTAAGCGAAATAGGAGTGGAAAAAATTGAACAATGGCTGCCCATGGCCGATGAGCGGGATGTGATTGACGGCGTACGGCTTTCTCATATTTACAGAGTGGTGTTTAAAGATCAAAAATCAATGGATCAGTTGACGCAAATTGTACAAAAATTTCGACTGATCGAAGATGTGCATTCGGCTGCCCTGGAAGCGGTAAATCGCGTTTCAGGATCGTTCGAGCCTTATATCCCGGGGGATCCCTATTTTAACCGTCAATGGTATCTGGAAAATATTGGCGCGCCCAGGGCATGGGGCTTGTGGAGAAATAGCCTGCCCGGCGATTCTACCGTGCTGGTGGGCGTGGTGGATACGGGATTGGATTACACCCATCCAGACTTGAAGAATGTTATGTTTATTAATCCCGGCGAGGATGTGAATGGCGATGGGAAAATTACGGCCATTGACAGCAACGGCGTGGACGACGACGGCAACGGCTACATAGACGATTTTAAAGGCTGGGATTTTGCCAACGAAGATAACGACGTACGGCCGCCACAGGCCGGTCCGAGTCAGGAATTGAGCCATGGAACCCATGTGGCTGGCATCATCGCAGCCTTAACCGATAATGGCGTGGGGATTTCCGGCATTTCATTCCGTAGTAAATTGATTGTAACCAAACACGCTAAAGATAGCGATTTGTCCCAGCCAGGGATTATTAAAGGTTATCAGGGCGTGCTTTACTGCGCCAAGTTAGGCGCAAAAATCATCAATTGTTCCTGGGGAGGCGGCTACGATTTTTACGGCAAACTGGTTGTGGACAATGTGGCTCAAAATTACGGGGCCATTGTGGTGGCCGCCGCGGGGAACGACGGTCACAACAATGACGACAATCCGCAATATCCCAGCGATTATGATAACGCGGTGTGCGTGGCTTCGGTGCGCATCGACGACAAAAAAGCCTATTACTCTAATTTTGGAACCGTGGTCGATATCAGCGCGCCCGGCGGCGAAGGCTCCAGCTATGCCACGGCTATTTTAAGCACCATTCACGCCAATGCCGGCTCTTACGCCTCGTGGCAGGGCACTTCTATGGCTTCGCCGGTGGTGGCCGGCGCCCTGGCGCTGTTAAAAGCCTGGTTCCCGAATGATTCGCGCGATCAATTGCTGCAGCGTCTGTACAACGCGGCCGATCCCATCGATGATGTTAATCCTTCTTATCGCGGCCTGTTGGGCAGGGGGCGTGTAAACGTTTTTAATGCCATTGCCCGCGAAATTTTACCGAATATTTCCTTAAAAAGTTTTCAATTCGAAACCTCCGGCGGGCAAACGCCAGCTCCGGGAGACACCCTGTCGCTTAGCCTTACGCTGGCCAATAAAATAAACTGGCAGGATGCCTATCATGTCCGCGCGGTCTTAAAATCCAGCTCGCCCTACGCTGTTGTGCTGGATTCGCTTTTCTGGATTGGCGAATTGCCCGCCGGCGCCGACACCATTCTCGACCAGTTCCGGCCGCGTGTGCGGATCGATCCTCAGGCGCCGCTGCAGGATTTACGTTTTCAATTAAAAATCACGGCCAACGACACATCGGAATATTGGTTCGAAAGTACGGAAGAGCTTGTTTTAGCCGTTTCGCTCAATCAAACAGGCTTTCCGCTTAACGGCATTGGCCTGAGCTTGGCCATGACCTTTGTGAAAGACGCTTCAGAAAATAAGATCGTGGGCATTACCAATCAGAACCAGTTGACGGTTTATGATCAAAATGGGCGCAAGGTAAACGGCTTTCCGCTTGAGGTGGACGCCACCAGCGCCGCGCCGGTGATTGCCGATCTTGATCTGGACGGTCAGAAGGAGATTATTACCGTAAATCGCCGGGGCATTTTGCGCGTGGTCGGCTTTGACGGTAAAATAAAAAAAGAATTTAAGCTGGACGAACCGGTTTATGGCGACCTGGTCGTCGGAAACTTTGACGCCGACCCTGAACTGGAAATGGCCTTTGGCACCATGCACAGAAACATCCATATTTTTAACCTCGATTCCACGCAAATTAACGGTTTTCCGCGTGCCATGAGCAGTCTGGTCAATTTAGGCGGAGCCGTGGCCGATTTGAACGGCGACGAGATGGATGATTTCGTGATCGGAACCTTTGACGGTAAATTGCACGTCATTTTAAGCAATGGCGATTCGCTCCCTGGCTTTCCGGTAAATTTAAGTACGCGTGTTGTCGTAAATCCGGTGATCGGAAAATATGGAGACAGCCTGTTTATTGCCGTGGCCACGCTGGATAATAAAATTGTCGTTTTAAACAAAAACGGGCAGATTAAGTTTGAACGCGCTTTGAGTGAAAGCGTGACCGGAGGCCTGATGCTTGCGGATGTTAATCAGGACGGCGCGCCGGAAATTTGCGCCATAACTGCTGATGGCAGGCTGTATTTACTGGAAGCGGATGGCGCTTCTTTTAACGATGTTTTCCCCTTGCAATTAGATGGCACACCGCAAACCGCGCCTGTTAGCTTTGATGTGGATAATGACGGCCAGCTCGAAATTTTAACGGTTGTCAATCAGGGCGTTTTACATTTAATTAAACTGGACGGACGCGAAGTAACCAATTTCCCGGTCGATCTTGGCGAAGGCGTTAGCTCGGTTCCGGCGCTGGGCGATCTGGACGGCGATGGCGATACGGAAGTGCTGGTCAGTACGCAGTCGGCATTGCTGGCCATTGACCTTCCGACAGATGCAGGGTTTGTGGACGCCTGGAACACCTATCAGGGAAACAATCATCGGACGGGTAGTTTTGGGGTGCCCGTTTCAGCCATTGCGGACAAAGAAAAGCGGCCGCTGCCCGATTCTTTTGAACTGCTGGCCAACTATCCCAATCCCTTTAACCATCAAACCGTTATTCAGGTAAATGTACCGGGGCAATTAACGGCCTCTGGATTGCAGCTTTACATCTACAATGTGCTGGGCGAATTGGTGTTCGAAAAATCCATAAAACGTCTCAATGCGGGACTTAACCGAATTCGGTGGGACGGCCGGGATAGCGCCGGAAAAATATTGAGCTCTGGTATTTATTTTTACCGGGTAAAAATAGGGCATCAATCACGTGTGAGCCGTTTGTTATTGATTAAATAAGGTACGGGGCTGGTTTCTATGGAGCCACAAACGCGATAAAAAAGGTTGTTAGTATGCAGTTAAAAAAGAAGCTTTTGAGAGAATCAGAAAACTTACATAAGAGCGGCGCCGCATCCAGCATGGTTTGCCAAA
This sequence is a window from Caldithrix abyssi DSM 13497. Protein-coding genes within it:
- a CDS encoding S8 family serine peptidase codes for the protein MLTRSLIVGLMIAWFGSLMAGTPEYQNKEILFCLKSDRMPLSVSRQGKNLTTNYAAINRLLSEIGVEKIEQWLPMADERDVIDGVRLSHIYRVVFKDQKSMDQLTQIVQKFRLIEDVHSAALEAVNRVSGSFEPYIPGDPYFNRQWYLENIGAPRAWGLWRNSLPGDSTVLVGVVDTGLDYTHPDLKNVMFINPGEDVNGDGKITAIDSNGVDDDGNGYIDDFKGWDFANEDNDVRPPQAGPSQELSHGTHVAGIIAALTDNGVGISGISFRSKLIVTKHAKDSDLSQPGIIKGYQGVLYCAKLGAKIINCSWGGGYDFYGKLVVDNVAQNYGAIVVAAAGNDGHNNDDNPQYPSDYDNAVCVASVRIDDKKAYYSNFGTVVDISAPGGEGSSYATAILSTIHANAGSYASWQGTSMASPVVAGALALLKAWFPNDSRDQLLQRLYNAADPIDDVNPSYRGLLGRGRVNVFNAIAREILPNISLKSFQFETSGGQTPAPGDTLSLSLTLANKINWQDAYHVRAVLKSSSPYAVVLDSLFWIGELPAGADTILDQFRPRVRIDPQAPLQDLRFQLKITANDTSEYWFESTEELVLAVSLNQTGFPLNGIGLSLAMTFVKDASENKIVGITNQNQLTVYDQNGRKVNGFPLEVDATSAAPVIADLDLDGQKEIITVNRRGILRVVGFDGKIKKEFKLDEPVYGDLVVGNFDADPELEMAFGTMHRNIHIFNLDSTQINGFPRAMSSLVNLGGAVADLNGDEMDDFVIGTFDGKLHVILSNGDSLPGFPVNLSTRVVVNPVIGKYGDSLFIAVATLDNKIVVLNKNGQIKFERALSESVTGGLMLADVNQDGAPEICAITADGRLYLLEADGASFNDVFPLQLDGTPQTAPVSFDVDNDGQLEILTVVNQGVLHLIKLDGREVTNFPVDLGEGVSSVPALGDLDGDGDTEVLVSTQSALLAIDLPTDAGFVDAWNTYQGNNHRTGSFGVPVSAIADKEKRPLPDSFELLANYPNPFNHQTVIQVNVPGQLTASGLQLYIYNVLGELVFEKSIKRLNAGLNRIRWDGRDSAGKILSSGIYFYRVKIGHQSRVSRLLLIK